From Burkholderia pseudomultivorans, the proteins below share one genomic window:
- the hpnE gene encoding hydroxysqualene dehydroxylase HpnE: MPRTVHVIGAGLAGLSAAVELQRRGRRIVLHDAHAQAGGRCRSWFDETLGATIDSGLHRIFAGQAATQRYLRAIGAADQLAGPSLPEFPVVDVAAQQRWTLRFGAGHWPSWLFDAASRAPGTTPLDYLALAPLAFARTGRSLAQTMRCDGVLWDRWLRPYWLGLLNVEPRHATAELARAVLCGMFAAGGAGCRPLVARHGLGSAFVDPALRMLQHGGAQIRLRSRLDAFEFGAHGNAVDAVAIGAERIELAPGDAVVLAVPPEVAQPLVPDLTAPDTFSAVVTAYFAVEPPAGSPLDTAVVNGVVDAVRSGDDQLAATIHDAARWLDMPHDTLARRIWEDVARVTGANPATLPAWQLAIEPRAGFAAVPSQEMKRPAVRTRWTNLVLAGDWIATGLPATIEGAIRSGQLAADALQTQ; this comes from the coding sequence ATGCCCAGGACCGTCCACGTGATCGGTGCGGGACTCGCGGGCCTGTCGGCCGCGGTCGAGCTGCAGCGTCGCGGGCGGCGCATCGTGCTGCACGACGCGCATGCGCAGGCGGGCGGTCGCTGCCGTTCATGGTTCGACGAGACGCTGGGCGCGACCATCGACAGCGGGCTGCACCGGATCTTCGCAGGGCAGGCCGCCACGCAGCGCTACCTGCGCGCGATCGGCGCGGCCGATCAGCTTGCCGGACCTTCGCTGCCTGAATTCCCGGTCGTCGACGTCGCCGCACAGCAGCGCTGGACGCTGCGCTTCGGCGCCGGGCACTGGCCGTCGTGGCTGTTCGATGCCGCATCGCGCGCGCCGGGCACGACGCCGCTGGACTACCTCGCGCTCGCGCCGCTCGCGTTCGCGCGCACCGGCCGCTCACTCGCACAGACGATGCGGTGCGACGGCGTGCTGTGGGATCGTTGGCTGCGGCCGTATTGGCTCGGCCTCCTGAACGTCGAGCCGCGCCACGCGACTGCCGAGCTGGCGCGCGCGGTGCTGTGCGGGATGTTCGCCGCGGGCGGCGCCGGCTGCCGGCCGCTCGTCGCGCGTCACGGGCTCGGCAGTGCATTCGTCGATCCGGCGCTGCGCATGCTGCAGCACGGCGGCGCGCAGATCCGGCTGCGGTCGCGGCTCGACGCGTTCGAATTCGGCGCGCACGGCAACGCGGTCGACGCGGTCGCGATCGGCGCGGAGCGCATCGAACTCGCGCCCGGCGACGCGGTCGTGCTGGCCGTGCCGCCCGAGGTCGCGCAGCCGCTGGTGCCCGACCTGACCGCGCCCGATACCTTCAGCGCGGTCGTGACCGCGTATTTCGCGGTCGAGCCGCCGGCCGGCAGCCCGCTCGACACGGCCGTCGTCAACGGCGTCGTCGATGCGGTCCGGTCCGGCGACGACCAGCTGGCGGCGACGATCCACGACGCCGCCCGCTGGCTCGACATGCCGCACGACACGCTCGCGCGGCGCATCTGGGAAGACGTCGCGCGCGTGACCGGCGCGAACCCGGCAACCCTTCCCGCGTGGCAGCTCGCGATCGAGCCGCGCGCGGGTTTTGCGGCGGTGCCGTCGCAGGAAATGAAACGTCCGGCCGTGCGTACGCGCTGGACCAATCTCGTGTTGGCGGGCGACTGGATTGCCACCGGCTTGCCCGCCACGATCGAGGGCGCGATCCGTTCCGGCCAGCTGGCCGCCGACGCGCTCCAGACACAATAA